The proteins below come from a single Parageobacillus toebii NBRC 107807 genomic window:
- a CDS encoding aldehyde dehydrogenase family protein: protein MTTVKEQKMEKLETKREMYHLIINGERAESVSGETFTTYNPATGEPVAKVAKGTKEDAERAIQAARQAFDYGKWRHFPVNKRARILNKIASIMRSRFNELVELEILDTGKALSAAQGQVMQAIEDFEFYASAIVGHRGTVNNMPGAFHNFTEKEPVGVCAQIIPWNYPLMMAAWKIAPAIAAGCSVVVKPASLTPLTCIVLAEICHEAGVPEGVVNVVTGSGSEVGNYLVEHPLVDKVAFTGSTPVGKNIMEKASKTLKRVTLELGGKSPNIIFEDADIDAAVNGSLFGIFYNTGQSCEARSRLYVHESIYDQFMEKFVEKTKKLKLGNPFEQDTHVGAIISREQLEVIDSYVKSAIEEGATIVTGGKEAKVEGFENGFWYEPTIITDVNHQMKVVKEEIFGPVVVVMKFNDEKEVIKLANDSEYGLGSAIWTKDHARAIRVAKQIQAGIVMINSPFSAFPGTPFGGYKQSGFGRELCIETLDLYTETKSILSYYGSRPLNPFGV, encoded by the coding sequence ATGACAACAGTAAAAGAACAAAAAATGGAGAAGCTCGAAACAAAACGTGAAATGTATCATCTTATTATTAACGGAGAACGCGCCGAAAGCGTTTCTGGCGAAACGTTTACGACATATAACCCTGCTACAGGAGAGCCGGTTGCGAAAGTGGCGAAAGGAACGAAAGAAGATGCGGAACGCGCAATTCAAGCGGCACGTCAGGCATTTGACTACGGCAAATGGCGCCATTTTCCTGTCAACAAACGGGCGCGTATTTTAAACAAAATTGCTTCTATTATGCGTTCTCGTTTTAACGAGCTAGTAGAATTAGAGATTTTAGATACAGGAAAAGCACTTTCCGCCGCACAAGGACAAGTGATGCAGGCAATTGAAGACTTTGAATTTTACGCCAGCGCCATTGTCGGCCATCGTGGTACGGTCAACAACATGCCAGGTGCGTTTCATAATTTTACAGAAAAAGAGCCTGTTGGGGTATGTGCGCAAATTATTCCATGGAATTACCCGTTAATGATGGCGGCGTGGAAAATTGCCCCAGCGATTGCAGCAGGCTGCTCTGTTGTTGTCAAACCGGCTTCACTAACGCCATTGACATGTATTGTACTTGCTGAAATTTGCCATGAAGCTGGTGTCCCGGAAGGCGTCGTCAACGTGGTTACCGGGTCTGGCTCTGAAGTCGGTAATTATTTAGTTGAGCACCCGCTTGTTGATAAAGTCGCATTTACTGGTTCGACTCCGGTTGGGAAAAATATTATGGAAAAAGCGTCGAAAACGCTAAAACGAGTAACATTAGAACTTGGCGGCAAATCGCCGAACATCATCTTCGAGGATGCGGACATTGATGCAGCTGTTAACGGCTCATTATTCGGAATTTTCTATAATACCGGACAATCTTGTGAAGCGCGCTCCCGTTTGTACGTACATGAGAGCATTTACGATCAATTCATGGAAAAGTTTGTAGAAAAAACGAAAAAATTAAAGCTTGGCAACCCGTTTGAACAAGATACGCATGTCGGTGCCATCATTAGCCGCGAACAACTAGAAGTTATTGACAGTTATGTTAAATCTGCCATCGAAGAGGGAGCTACGATTGTCACTGGCGGGAAAGAAGCGAAAGTGGAAGGGTTTGAAAACGGTTTTTGGTACGAACCGACCATTATCACGGACGTCAATCATCAAATGAAAGTCGTCAAAGAAGAAATTTTCGGTCCGGTTGTCGTTGTGATGAAATTTAACGATGAAAAAGAAGTCATTAAATTGGCTAATGACAGTGAATATGGTTTAGGATCGGCCATCTGGACGAAAGATCATGCACGCGCAATTCGCGTGGCGAAACAAATTCAAGCCGGTATTGTCATGATTAATAGCCCGTTCTCCGCGTTCCCAGGAACGCCGTTTGGTGGATATAAACAGTCCGGATTCGGGCGCGAGCTTTGCATCGAAACCCTCGATTTATATACGGAAACGAAAAGCATTCTTTCTTATTACGGAAGCCGTCCGCTCAATCCGTTTGGCGTGTAA
- a CDS encoding enoyl-CoA hydratase-related protein: MYETIHYEVRDRIAWLTLNRPDKLNAFTEQMNREITKALKQAANDENVRCLVITGAGRAFCSGEDLGGVTEEMNHGEVLRTRYAPMMKTLYHFEKPVVAAVNGVAAGAGMSLAIACDFRLVSEKASFVEAFIHVGLIPDAGNLYYLPRLVGHAKALELAILGEKISAQKAVELGLATAVVPEQSWEEEVQRFADRLANMPTKAVGLIKRYLRESWHCTFEDYLEKEAYGQRIAGLTEDHREGIRAFFEKRSPSFQGK, translated from the coding sequence TTGTACGAAACGATTCATTATGAAGTGCGCGACCGTATAGCATGGCTTACGCTAAACCGTCCTGACAAACTGAATGCGTTTACCGAACAAATGAACAGGGAAATTACGAAAGCACTGAAGCAAGCTGCTAATGATGAAAACGTTCGCTGCCTTGTGATTACTGGGGCAGGACGGGCGTTTTGTTCCGGTGAAGATCTCGGCGGTGTGACGGAGGAAATGAATCACGGGGAAGTGCTAAGGACGCGCTATGCGCCAATGATGAAAACGCTCTATCATTTTGAAAAACCAGTGGTCGCCGCTGTGAATGGTGTTGCGGCCGGCGCGGGAATGAGCTTGGCGATCGCGTGCGATTTTCGGCTTGTTTCGGAGAAAGCGAGTTTTGTAGAAGCGTTTATTCACGTTGGTCTCATTCCGGATGCGGGAAATTTGTATTATTTGCCGCGTTTAGTCGGGCATGCGAAAGCACTTGAATTAGCGATTCTCGGCGAAAAAATTTCCGCGCAAAAAGCGGTCGAACTCGGACTTGCCACCGCTGTTGTTCCTGAACAATCCTGGGAAGAGGAAGTACAGCGTTTTGCTGATCGGCTTGCTAACATGCCGACGAAAGCGGTTGGTTTGATAAAACGCTATTTGCGCGAAAGCTGGCATTGCACGTTCGAAGACTATTTGGAAAAAGAGGCATACGGTCAGCGTATTGCTGGACTGACGGAAGACCACCGAGAAGGCATTCGTGCTTTCTTTGAAAAACGCTCACCATCATTTCAAGGAAAGTAA
- a CDS encoding enoyl-CoA hydratase/isomerase family protein, translated as MTEFAHIRTHVDENIAVIELHRPDVLNALNRKMVTEIVTAMEIYDRDERVRVIVLTGSGRAFAAGADIDEMANDDSITLELLNQFAEWDRLALIKKPTIAAVHGFALGGGFELALSCDLLFAADTAEFGFPEVNIGVMPGAGGTQRLTKLIGKTKALEWLWTGERMSAKEAYELGIVNRVIAPELLYEETMRFAKKLAKQPPLSVRLIKEAVYKAVDYSLYEGMQFERKNFYLLFSSEDQKEGMTAFIEKRKPRFQGR; from the coding sequence ATGACTGAGTTTGCGCACATTCGCACGCATGTTGATGAGAATATTGCCGTGATTGAGCTGCATCGTCCTGACGTATTGAACGCATTGAACAGGAAAATGGTAACGGAAATCGTCACAGCGATGGAAATTTACGACCGTGATGAACGCGTGCGCGTCATCGTCTTGACGGGAAGCGGTCGTGCGTTTGCAGCAGGAGCGGATATCGACGAAATGGCAAACGATGATTCCATTACGCTGGAATTGCTTAATCAATTTGCCGAATGGGATCGCCTTGCGCTTATTAAAAAGCCTACGATTGCCGCTGTACACGGTTTTGCATTAGGAGGCGGATTTGAACTTGCGCTTAGCTGTGACCTGTTATTTGCGGCCGATACGGCGGAATTCGGATTTCCGGAAGTGAATATCGGTGTTATGCCAGGTGCGGGCGGAACGCAGCGTCTCACTAAATTAATCGGCAAAACAAAAGCGCTCGAGTGGCTTTGGACAGGCGAGCGTATGTCGGCAAAGGAAGCGTATGAATTAGGAATTGTCAACCGTGTTATCGCGCCAGAGTTATTGTATGAAGAAACAATGCGGTTTGCGAAAAAGTTGGCGAAACAGCCTCCTTTATCCGTTCGCTTAATTAAAGAAGCCGTTTATAAGGCGGTAGATTATTCACTATATGAAGGCATGCAGTTTGAGAGAAAAAATTTTTATCTTCTCTTTTCGTCTGAGGATCAAAAAGAGGGAATGACGGCATTTATCGAAAAACGGAAGCCGCGTTTTCAAGGAAGATAA
- a CDS encoding EthD family reductase yields the protein MVKMIALYKQPKDKEKFDEHYFGTHAPITAKIPGLRKMEVTKITGTPMGGESEYYLLCEMYYDSYEAFKEAMKTSEAKASGKDLMSFAGDLVTLMVGEEVKND from the coding sequence ATGGTTAAGATGATTGCTCTTTACAAGCAACCAAAAGATAAAGAAAAATTTGATGAACATTATTTTGGTACGCACGCTCCAATTACCGCGAAAATTCCGGGACTTCGCAAAATGGAAGTAACGAAAATTACCGGTACGCCGATGGGAGGGGAGAGTGAATACTACTTATTATGCGAAATGTACTATGACAGTTATGAAGCGTTCAAAGAAGCAATGAAAACGAGTGAAGCGAAAGCGTCGGGAAAAGACTTAATGTCGTTTGCAGGCGATCTCGTAACATTAATGGTAGGCGAGGAAGTGAAAAATGACTGA
- the paaD gene encoding 1,2-phenylacetyl-CoA epoxidase subunit PaaD, producing MVERIIETLDSVKDPEIDSVSIIDLGMVEDVQVQHGEVTVKLIPTFIGCPALDIIRQRVEQTLLRLEGIEHVNVEFIRHPPWTSDRITEKGREKLKEFGIAPPPRQVGPTGEWHVECPYCHSSFTVIENLFGPTACRSIFYCKQCKNPFEALKPISTWM from the coding sequence ATGGTAGAAAGAATTATAGAAACATTAGATTCCGTCAAAGATCCTGAAATTGATTCGGTCAGTATCATAGATTTAGGAATGGTCGAAGACGTTCAGGTGCAACACGGTGAAGTTACAGTCAAACTGATTCCGACGTTTATCGGCTGCCCGGCACTCGATATTATTCGACAACGTGTCGAACAGACTCTTTTGCGGTTAGAAGGGATCGAGCACGTTAATGTAGAATTTATTCGCCATCCACCATGGACATCTGACCGAATTACGGAGAAGGGACGGGAAAAGTTAAAAGAATTTGGTATTGCGCCACCGCCGCGTCAAGTCGGTCCAACCGGAGAGTGGCATGTCGAGTGTCCGTATTGCCACTCCTCCTTTACAGTAATAGAAAACTTGTTTGGACCTACCGCTTGCCGAAGCATTTTCTACTGTAAACAATGCAAAAATCCGTTTGAAGCGCTGAAACCGATTTCAACATGGATGTAA
- the paaC gene encoding 1,2-phenylacetyl-CoA epoxidase subunit PaaC, whose protein sequence is MEGRDPTMKITKPEELQQHPEYKEALVELLFQLADDDFILAYRGSEWLGLAPHIEEDIAFSSINQDTMGHAAMYYQLLEDIGIGKADDLAHQRPSSERRNAVLLEKVNGPGHYLHEPRYDWAFTVVRHYFYTQAKKVRIDSLKHSSYEPLAQVAVKINMELYYHLMHWRTWFIQLTNVQGEARERMKNAVAKVFEDFGGVLTLGAKGDRMAEFEIIESEETLKQRWVQAMKPIFEEVNLDLPSEFGMKRGNGRNGEHTADLDEAIMTLSEVYRIDPLAAW, encoded by the coding sequence ATGGAAGGGCGAGATCCAACGATGAAAATCACGAAACCAGAGGAACTTCAGCAACATCCCGAATATAAAGAAGCGCTTGTTGAGCTATTGTTTCAGCTAGCGGATGACGATTTTATTCTCGCTTATCGCGGTTCGGAATGGCTTGGGCTCGCGCCGCACATTGAAGAGGATATCGCATTTTCTTCCATTAATCAAGATACGATGGGTCATGCGGCAATGTATTATCAATTGCTAGAAGACATTGGTATCGGAAAGGCAGACGATTTGGCGCACCAACGTCCATCGTCCGAACGCCGAAACGCAGTTTTGCTCGAAAAGGTAAACGGTCCTGGTCATTATTTGCACGAGCCCCGCTATGATTGGGCGTTTACCGTTGTTCGTCATTATTTTTACACGCAGGCGAAAAAAGTGCGCATCGACTCGTTGAAACATAGTTCGTATGAACCACTCGCTCAAGTTGCTGTCAAAATCAACATGGAACTTTATTACCACCTCATGCATTGGAGAACATGGTTCATTCAACTTACGAATGTTCAAGGAGAGGCTCGCGAACGTATGAAAAATGCGGTTGCGAAAGTATTTGAAGATTTTGGCGGGGTGCTGACGCTCGGAGCGAAAGGAGATAGAATGGCGGAATTCGAAATTATCGAAAGCGAAGAGACGTTAAAACAACGTTGGGTTCAAGCGATGAAACCGATTTTTGAAGAAGTAAACCTCGATTTGCCAAGCGAGTTCGGCATGAAGCGAGGCAACGGACGAAACGGGGAACATACGGCAGATTTAGATGAAGCGATTATGACATTGTCGGAAGTATATCGCATCGACCCTCTAGCGGCGTGGTAA
- the paaB gene encoding 1,2-phenylacetyl-CoA epoxidase subunit PaaB, translated as MSDSGKGFYQVFEVFSRRNDTAPLQHQFSLLAPNHEIALVMAQENFMRRETVSDIWVVKRSDIRMMTEEEKESLKRLDNKDYRTTKGYGYLKKKWRQYEQKMFDEKEILSWKGEIQR; from the coding sequence ATGAGTGATAGCGGAAAAGGTTTTTATCAAGTGTTTGAGGTATTTAGTAGGAGAAATGACACAGCGCCGCTTCAGCATCAATTTAGCCTGCTTGCTCCAAACCATGAAATCGCTTTAGTGATGGCGCAAGAAAATTTTATGCGGCGCGAAACTGTTTCCGACATATGGGTCGTGAAACGATCGGACATCCGCATGATGACGGAAGAAGAAAAAGAATCGTTAAAGAGACTTGATAATAAAGATTATCGTACTACAAAAGGGTATGGATACTTGAAAAAGAAATGGCGTCAATACGAACAGAAAATGTTCGATGAAAAAGAGATTCTTTCATGGAAGGGCGAGATCCAACGATGA
- the paaA gene encoding 1,2-phenylacetyl-CoA epoxidase subunit PaaA — translation MPVVTLFRRLSEEEKYERFMKRIEAGEKIEADDWMPEDYRMTLIKLIAMHGISEIMGALPEKEWVPKAPSLRRKLGIMAKVQDEMGHGQLLLRVAEDLMAPLGKTREEIMQDLFKGDLKFHNVFHMPAPTWADAGLIGWLVDGAAIITQTNMLDASYGPYARALKRICAEEVFHAQHGESIILALAEGTKEQKEMLQDALNRWWEALLMFFGPDSAATTGTSKQDITIKYRIRTKTNEQLRQDFFTKYVPRILSIGLKLPDETMHFDEVKGKWVYKQPDWDRFKEIIRNNGPKSKERLRLRELSYHNNAWVREALGGQSAAV, via the coding sequence ATGCCTGTAGTAACATTGTTTAGACGGCTATCTGAAGAGGAAAAGTACGAGCGGTTTATGAAGAGAATTGAAGCGGGGGAAAAAATTGAAGCAGATGATTGGATGCCAGAAGACTATCGCATGACGTTAATTAAGCTTATTGCGATGCATGGTATTAGCGAAATTATGGGAGCGCTTCCGGAGAAGGAATGGGTTCCGAAAGCTCCTTCGTTAAGAAGAAAGCTTGGCATTATGGCGAAAGTGCAGGATGAAATGGGGCATGGTCAGCTTCTTCTCCGCGTTGCCGAAGATTTAATGGCACCACTTGGAAAAACGCGCGAGGAAATTATGCAAGATTTGTTCAAAGGAGATTTAAAGTTCCATAACGTGTTCCATATGCCTGCGCCGACTTGGGCGGATGCAGGATTGATCGGCTGGCTCGTTGACGGAGCTGCTATTATTACGCAGACAAACATGCTAGATGCTTCTTACGGGCCGTATGCCCGGGCGTTAAAGCGGATTTGTGCGGAAGAAGTGTTCCACGCCCAGCACGGCGAATCGATTATTTTGGCGCTTGCAGAAGGAACGAAAGAGCAAAAAGAGATGCTGCAAGACGCATTGAATCGTTGGTGGGAAGCATTGTTAATGTTTTTCGGTCCTGATAGCGCAGCAACAACGGGAACATCGAAGCAAGACATTACGATTAAATACCGCATACGGACGAAAACAAATGAACAATTACGCCAAGATTTCTTTACGAAATATGTGCCACGCATTTTGTCGATAGGATTAAAACTTCCAGATGAAACGATGCATTTTGATGAAGTGAAAGGGAAATGGGTTTACAAACAGCCAGATTGGGACAGGTTCAAAGAAATTATTCGCAACAATGGACCAAAATCGAAAGAGCGGCTTCGTCTTCGAGAGTTATCGTACCACAATAACGCTTGGGTTCGTGAAGCGTTAGGCGGTCAATCAGCAGCAGTGTGA
- the paaK gene encoding phenylacetate--CoA ligase PaaK: protein MILHRIETASRKEMGVLQLERLQQTVKRVYEHVPFYRKKFDEIGVKPDHIRTLDDLKKLPFTTKKDLRDNYPFGLLAVSIQDCVRVHASSGTSGKPTVVAYTKNDINHWADIVARAIAIAGGVPGNIVHNAYGYGLFTGGLGLHYGSERLGAVTVPVSGGNTDRQIMIIEDFKPDIICGTPSYVLNIAERMKELGKDPRQTSLKYGIFGAEPWSEEMRRTLEQEFGIKACDIYGLSEVIGPGVAMECHEAQNGLHVAEDHFFVEVINPDTLEPVGEGEEGELVFTSLTKEAFPVIRYRTGDIASITKEPCICGRTTTRMSRIKGRVDDMLIIRGVNVFPSEIEHYLLTVPELAPHYQVHILRKGTLDVVELQVEVSERFYQEIGSDLHDERVRDLVKRIQYLLKTHCLVSIDVNVHPPKSIPRSEGKAIRIVDYRKEKALL, encoded by the coding sequence ATGATTTTACATCGTATTGAAACGGCTTCGAGAAAGGAAATGGGAGTGTTGCAATTAGAGCGGTTGCAACAGACAGTTAAGCGGGTATACGAGCATGTACCATTTTATCGCAAAAAGTTTGACGAAATTGGTGTAAAACCGGATCATATCCGCACGTTAGATGATCTTAAAAAGTTGCCCTTTACGACAAAAAAAGATTTGCGGGATAATTATCCATTTGGACTGCTTGCGGTAAGCATACAAGATTGTGTCCGAGTCCATGCATCAAGCGGAACGAGCGGAAAACCAACAGTGGTAGCGTATACAAAAAACGATATCAACCATTGGGCAGACATTGTAGCACGCGCTATTGCAATTGCGGGTGGAGTCCCGGGAAATATTGTGCATAATGCCTATGGATATGGATTGTTTACTGGAGGATTAGGTCTCCATTATGGAAGCGAGCGGTTAGGTGCAGTGACTGTTCCGGTATCAGGAGGGAATACGGATCGACAAATTATGATTATTGAAGATTTTAAGCCAGATATTATTTGTGGTACACCTTCCTATGTATTGAACATTGCTGAACGGATGAAAGAGCTTGGCAAAGACCCGCGACAAACGTCGCTAAAATACGGGATTTTCGGAGCAGAGCCTTGGTCGGAGGAAATGCGGAGAACGTTAGAACAGGAGTTTGGAATTAAAGCGTGTGATATTTACGGATTGAGTGAGGTCATCGGACCTGGGGTTGCCATGGAGTGTCATGAAGCGCAGAACGGATTGCATGTAGCCGAGGACCATTTTTTTGTAGAAGTCATTAATCCAGATACGCTCGAGCCAGTGGGAGAAGGTGAGGAAGGAGAACTTGTCTTTACCAGCTTGACAAAAGAGGCGTTTCCAGTCATTCGCTATCGCACAGGTGATATCGCTTCAATTACGAAAGAACCGTGTATCTGTGGACGAACAACAACAAGAATGTCGAGAATTAAAGGGCGTGTTGATGATATGCTCATTATACGCGGTGTTAACGTTTTCCCATCAGAAATAGAACATTATTTATTGACAGTCCCAGAGCTTGCGCCACATTATCAAGTTCATATTTTACGAAAAGGAACGCTTGATGTCGTTGAATTGCAAGTCGAGGTAAGCGAGCGATTCTATCAAGAAATCGGAAGTGATCTTCACGATGAACGCGTCCGCGATTTGGTGAAGCGAATACAGTATTTGTTGAAAACCCACTGTCTTGTGTCTATCGACGTCAACGTCCATCCACCAAAATCCATTCCACGTTCAGAAGGGAAAGCGATTCGTATCGTAGATTACCGTAAGGAAAAAGCGTTATTATAA
- the paaI gene encoding hydroxyphenylacetyl-CoA thioesterase PaaI, with protein MGGFIGKMKEDPFANYLGITIEDVGEGYAKVSMEVKENLLNFHGSTNGGAIFSLADVAFACASNSHNQTAVGIAMTMYYMQASGIGDRLVAIAREETKPNRLGVYRIEVLNDKEVLIALAEGMVYRKKDKLVP; from the coding sequence ATGGGTGGCTTTATTGGGAAAATGAAGGAAGATCCCTTTGCTAATTATTTAGGCATCACTATAGAAGATGTCGGGGAAGGATATGCAAAAGTATCAATGGAAGTAAAGGAAAATTTGCTGAACTTTCATGGTAGTACCAATGGAGGAGCTATTTTTTCTTTGGCTGATGTGGCTTTTGCCTGTGCTAGCAACTCTCATAATCAAACAGCGGTTGGTATCGCGATGACAATGTATTATATGCAAGCTAGCGGAATAGGCGATAGGTTAGTGGCAATCGCACGCGAAGAAACGAAACCAAACCGTCTTGGGGTATATCGAATCGAGGTTTTAAATGACAAAGAAGTGTTAATTGCTTTAGCCGAAGGAATGGTATATCGCAAGAAAGACAAACTTGTTCCGTAA
- a CDS encoding ISL3 family transposase, protein MLSIPLGLPEFKVIKQELLSYGYAIHVEKTETQERCPHCGFATSSVHDRRTRKVRDLAIFHQPVYLFVKVKRYRCWNCSQVFSASLESIPPNQHYTNRFCEYLYELCEGSTIQEVSRKHRIPYTTLERIYYSIASKKAKERQTATEVSSPEGMVLSLDEIAVKKGHQYETVLMDARAGSVMGMHADRQCDSAINLLSQNILSKEMVQTVILDMWEPYHKAVRALFPSASIVIDKYHVVQKVTQALDQARKEFSPLKKARYLLLKGCEKLRKDQRLRLDDILEEYPALSIAYYLKELFRDFYRTDGYNEAKERLEEWIKLAKQSPFASFQEAANTLERRKEPILSYFLCPYTNARIEGTNHKIKNIKRRAYGYRNLERFRLRVFLECTGNTTGSQAA, encoded by the coding sequence GTGCTTTCTATACCACTAGGATTGCCAGAATTTAAAGTGATTAAACAAGAACTTCTTTCCTATGGTTATGCGATTCATGTAGAGAAAACAGAGACACAGGAACGTTGCCCTCATTGTGGGTTTGCCACTTCCTCTGTCCACGACAGACGGACAAGAAAAGTACGGGATTTGGCGATTTTCCATCAACCGGTGTACTTGTTCGTAAAGGTAAAGCGCTATCGGTGCTGGAATTGTTCCCAAGTGTTTTCCGCCTCTTTGGAATCGATTCCACCCAATCAACACTACACCAATCGATTTTGTGAGTACTTGTATGAACTTTGCGAAGGCTCCACCATTCAAGAGGTTAGCCGAAAGCACCGCATCCCATATACAACATTGGAACGCATTTATTACTCCATCGCATCGAAAAAAGCAAAAGAGCGTCAAACAGCGACGGAGGTCTCTTCTCCAGAAGGAATGGTGCTTAGTTTAGATGAAATCGCGGTAAAAAAGGGACATCAGTATGAAACCGTATTGATGGATGCCAGAGCCGGATCGGTCATGGGAATGCATGCCGATCGCCAATGTGACTCCGCCATCAACTTGTTGAGCCAAAATATCCTGTCGAAAGAAATGGTCCAAACGGTGATTCTTGACATGTGGGAACCTTATCATAAGGCGGTTCGCGCCCTGTTTCCATCTGCTTCGATTGTCATCGATAAGTACCATGTGGTTCAAAAAGTGACACAAGCCTTGGATCAAGCAAGAAAGGAATTTTCTCCATTGAAAAAGGCTCGATATCTTCTCTTAAAAGGCTGTGAAAAGCTTCGTAAGGACCAACGGCTTCGATTAGACGATATCTTGGAGGAGTATCCGGCACTTTCCATTGCTTATTATCTGAAAGAGTTGTTTCGGGATTTTTACCGAACCGATGGATATAATGAAGCAAAGGAACGCTTGGAAGAATGGATTAAGTTAGCCAAACAGAGCCCTTTTGCTTCTTTTCAGGAAGCAGCCAACACGCTTGAAAGGAGGAAGGAGCCTATTCTTTCCTACTTTTTGTGCCCATATACGAATGCCCGAATTGAGGGGACGAATCACAAGATCAAAAACATCAAACGCCGGGCATATGGCTATCGAAATCTAGAACGGTTTCGTTTACGTGTATTTCTGGAGTGTACAGGGAACACTACAGGTAGTCAGGCTGCTTAA
- a CDS encoding HAMP domain-containing protein: MWKHFTNPIKELLEGISSISAGNFRTKMTKPSLHEFKVLHSSFNNMAKKLDDLISNYEALHLQLEEKVAERTAQLTKVNESLKQTNERLKQLEQTLREIFENIAHDLKTPIINLEMA; the protein is encoded by the coding sequence ATTTGGAAACATTTTACCAATCCAATCAAGGAACTTCTCGAGGGAATTAGCTCAATAAGTGCAGGAAATTTTCGTACCAAGATGACAAAGCCGTCGTTACACGAATTTAAGGTACTTCACTCTTCGTTTAACAACATGGCAAAAAAGTTGGATGATCTAATCAGCAATTACGAAGCACTGCATTTACAACTAGAAGAAAAAGTAGCAGAACGGACCGCTCAACTGACAAAGGTTAATGAATCTTTAAAACAAACTAATGAAAGACTAAAACAGCTCGAACAAACTCTCCGTGAAATATTTGAAAATATCGCACATGACTTAAAGACCCCAATTATAAACCTGGAAATGGCTTAG
- the megL gene encoding methionine gamma-lyase, with product MNNMNKRMETIIIHHGYDAKQHLGSLAAPIFQTSTFTFDTAEQGEARFAGKEDGYIYSRLANPTVRMLEEKMACLEGGEAALAFSSGMAAVSAVLLALTKANDHIICSQGVYGCTFGLLQMLKKKYHVSHDFCAMETEEEIRRLIRPETVCIYVETPINPTMKLIDLQMVVNVAKEYGITVVVDNTFCSPYLQRPLEFGCDVVVHSATKYIGGHGDVIAGIAVGKKELMEEIAKTTQKDIGGVLSPFDAWLLLRGLKTLPVRMDRHCDNAEKIVERLKTHPLVERVCYPADPDNRDYPIYQKQMKRGGGLISFEIKGTKRDAQRFLNHLQLIQIAVSLGDTETLIQHPATMTHSVVPEEERIKMGISGQLIRLSVGLEAWEDIWDDLEKALCLLAR from the coding sequence ATGAACAATATGAATAAACGAATGGAAACGATCATCATTCATCACGGATATGACGCGAAACAGCATCTTGGCAGTTTGGCGGCGCCGATTTTTCAAACATCGACGTTTACGTTTGACACGGCGGAACAAGGAGAAGCGCGGTTTGCGGGAAAGGAAGACGGCTATATTTATTCGCGCCTCGCCAATCCGACGGTGCGGATGCTGGAAGAAAAAATGGCGTGTTTGGAAGGTGGGGAAGCGGCGCTCGCGTTTAGTTCCGGGATGGCGGCCGTATCCGCAGTGTTGCTTGCATTAACGAAAGCCAATGACCATATTATATGTTCACAAGGAGTATACGGCTGTACGTTTGGTTTGCTGCAGATGTTGAAAAAGAAATATCACGTTTCCCACGATTTTTGCGCGATGGAAACGGAAGAGGAGATCCGCCGCCTTATCCGTCCGGAAACGGTTTGCATTTATGTCGAAACACCGATTAATCCAACGATGAAACTCATCGATTTGCAAATGGTTGTAAACGTGGCGAAAGAATATGGGATTACCGTTGTGGTGGACAATACGTTTTGTTCGCCATATTTGCAGCGGCCGCTTGAATTTGGCTGTGATGTTGTCGTTCATAGTGCCACGAAATATATCGGCGGCCATGGCGATGTCATTGCCGGCATCGCGGTCGGGAAAAAAGAATTGATGGAGGAAATCGCGAAAACAACGCAAAAAGATATCGGCGGCGTTCTTTCCCCGTTTGACGCTTGGCTATTGCTAAGAGGATTAAAAACACTTCCGGTGCGGATGGACCGGCATTGCGATAATGCAGAGAAAATTGTGGAACGGTTAAAAACACATCCCCTCGTTGAACGCGTTTGCTATCCTGCTGATCCAGACAACCGCGATTATCCGATTTATCAAAAACAAATGAAACGCGGTGGCGGCTTGATTTCGTTTGAAATTAAAGGCACAAAACGAGACGCCCAGCGCTTTCTCAATCATCTTCAGCTCATTCAAATCGCTGTCAGCCTTGGCGATACGGAAACGTTAATTCAACATCCGGCAACGATGACCCATTCTGTGGTGCCGGAAGAGGAAAGAATAAAGATGGGAATCAGCGGCCAACTCATCCGTTTGTCCGTTGGTTTAGAGGCGTGGGAAGATATTTGGGACGATTTGGAGAAGGCGCTTTGTTTATTAGCGAGATAA